A region of the Triplophysa rosa linkage group LG5, Trosa_1v2, whole genome shotgun sequence genome:
AGCGTAATACAAACcaattaaaatgatagaaaccatctttgtataaaaaaataattttaagtgttttattttacccatttgtttacatggagaGGGCGAGGCTTTTGACCTTTACTGCAATCAGCTACCTTGGGGCAATCAAAATGTTTTGATTTCACTTTTCAGGACGCGTGCAGCACACCTGGTGAAAGCCTGTAAATGTAGATTATTGCTTAAAAATTTTGACTCATTCTACAAGCTAGAGATACAGCAGTGTATTTCTAATAACCACCAAGAGTATAGGAATAACCACACATTTTTATCTCAGGTTTTCATTACAGTCACACCAAATGCTAAACGTTTACTGATTAATTAtgaaacacaaattaatagaaATGTTCAGTCATGTATTACAGACACGCAGCAttaacaaatgtattatttgtattattgctGTACTTCAGTGTTCAGAAGATGCAGAAGTCTTTACACCTGAATATATTGAGAGGGACCGTGAGGGCAAAAGAACAAACGCATACAGGTACAAATTTCAAAGTGTGTTATTCTAAATGGTTTGTGTTCTCTGGTCTCATAAATCTCTGTTAATGGCACATCTAATCTGGACTTTTGAATAGGGTTTGTTAGCCAGtagatttaacattttttattggaGCATTATTGGTGTGGTTGATTTTCCTCTTCTTCAGGTTTGTTTCTCCACATGCTGGTCAGTTTCGGTGCAGTTTGACCAACCTTGTGTTTGTGATGGAGGGTACAGGAGAGATGCTGTATAAAATCGTGCCCTGGGATCCACGACTTTTGTGTGGTTTGGGTCAGATGCAGCCTGCAGGACCCTTGTACAACATTGACTGTTTTGAAGGTTCAATCTCACATCTGCACCTTCCACACTGTGAAATTCTCACTggtatgtttgtttattctaCACATGAATATGCTTTACAGACAATCAATTAAAGTATGTATTGAATGCATATGATACAGTATCTTAaaggaacaaaaaaaaaacaatatttacccccattttaaatgtttttttaaagaggaAAATAAGGACAGTTTGGCTGTAGCACACTTCACTTGTGATAATGTAGAAATGTTGCAGGCACTCAAAATGACCAGCACACATGTGATCATTGGTATCAAAGAGCTCTCCCTTTTTGGGCTCATAAAAACAATCATATTCCCTGACTATTCTGTTCAGTCCCAAGTGTTGCTTTTTCTCCGACCAATATCTattagacagagagagaaaatactGGATGTCCATTTGCTTCCAGTGACCGTTCCTGTGTCAGAGGTACTAAAACTTTTTTCCTTGTTAGAGGAAACAAATACAGTAATAATGTAACTTATATTTTGTGATCAATTTCTGTCATGCAAACTTTTCAATTACACTTTATATACACACACCATTGgttttaaacatattaaatatacagtatatttctgcaTTAAGATCTTAAGTTATTAAGACGAACTTATCTTgtaaatttaaaaatgcaatgtaataatGAATCACTCACTTGAGTATAGAAACACTAATCACAGTCAGGTTATCTTTACTGGTATAACATCTttcacaaaacacattcatttgcaGCAGGTTTACAGAAATCATCCACTTATATCTGTTCTCATGCCATGGTTTATACTATAGAAATCTTTTTGGAAGTGAAAATCACAGCCTCTCTATCATTTTAGGTCCAGAGCCAACACAAAGAAAATACATACTTTAAAACCACGTCCACCTGTTACCTAGTTCACAGGAGAGAATATACCCTATGTTGTCAACCAGAGGGATTTGAAGTGCAGCCACAGGTACAGATTTGATACAACAATAATTCCagctaataaaacaaatgaaatcatCAGGATTCTCTGCTTTCAATTAAATAGAGAAATGTTTGTTAATTCagagatttatatttataatgctatttaaaatactatagtataatttacatttatttatttagacacTGTAACAAGTTCAAGgcaaggaaggaagaggacgaggtcgGCTTGACTACTTGCTCTTTATTAGAATACTTGCGTCTCACATGACGTTGCGCCACTCGTgctcacaacaaaaacaacaaactatATTCCACAGTCTCGGGTAAAGAATCTCACAGTCTCGGGTAAAGAATCTCACAGTCCCTCTCAGCGTAGTCCAGTGTTCTTGGGcagcaactctctctctctctctctctctctctctttctctctctctctctctctctcttctctctctctctctctctctctctctctctctctctctctctctctctctctctctctctctctctctctctctctctcttgattTTGCACTTTCAAATGAGGAATGCTACAACACAAGCGATTGCCAATTCCAATCCTaaatgctgattggtcaatattTTTGTCCTTAAAGCTGTATTCACTTTAAAGCACATATGATATTTTGGCCAAAGTACTATGAGTTGTGCAGGGATGGCAGACTCTCTTTCTCGTGTCTCCTCTTATAGAGCCCTTTCTGAGACTACTGCAATACAGCATGGCCTTTCTTGTTgctgaatgacattttatagTTGGTCAGCAAAGTACAAAAATGGACAGAAATGCAGGTGTGACAAACTAGTGTTACCGACCTTGTAATTAAAATAGAATGAATGTACACCTTATGTTGATGTGTTTCAGGGCCACGTGTTTGAGTGCAATTTTGGTCCAAACTATCATCCTACATTTGAAGTGTTTATGGATGTTGAGACTGAGGAGTTCAAAATGGGGGTTATGGATATATTTGAAGAAAAGGAAGTGTGGACAACACGTCGAATCATTCTTACAGGTAATATAATAAAGCTCTGATGTTAAAATTATAAATCAGCTCTATACCCGACATTTCTTAATTAGATTAATTTTGTCTTAAAAGCACCAAGTTCTAATACAGACACTGCTGATCTTAGAATTATCACAGGTATAACTTCAAACTAAGACACTTCTTtctattataaatgtatttttgttttctttcagacaTACAGTTGTTTGAAAATTTTAACTTTAGTTCTGTTTGCAACTTAGAATTTGTAGACAATCACAGAGAAGATCTAATTGCAAGAGTGACTTCAGTGATGCCAGTAGCTGATGGTCTGAGAGGCAAACACATGATCCCTCCTGAAATGTACAGTGACATTGATGATGCAAGATCACGGCAGACAAAAATGAGGCTCTTGTTCAACGTTCTTGATTCAGGAGGACCTGCTGTAAAAGCAGAATTCTACAGACTACTGAAGGACAAAGAAGCATGCTTAGTGCAGGACCTGGAGTCTGGATGTTGACTACAGGTCTCATTCCTGCTTCTGACAGTTAAGAGCTGTGGGGTCTTCATGCCATAAACATGTGTTATTTACTCCTATCTTGCAGTGACTATCCAAAAGTCTTAATGAAATCCACTAGACCTCAATTTGTAGACCTTCTAGACCTCAAAAGTTTTGTACAATCATGAGATGGACAGTATGATTTACAAGTGCACAGCTATGGACTCCAGAGACAATACTGTTATTAATAAAGCTGTTTCTCATTTGAATGTTACTTATAGCGATGATGACTCCTTTGAAGCATGGTATATGGTGCTCATGgtgcagtgttgccatgttcattattaatacgcgcttttatgcttgttgtttgcaGGGGCAGAGCCAGGGGAtggccaatggtggccaaggccaccataaattaatctttggcCACCCCCCCGGCCCTCCCTACCGGCAACTTTTTTGCGgaaccatttctgtacacagttgttcccatatggacgcatttcaacagcgcacctcaaacaagtacttctccACGCAAAATGAAGGTGGCAGTAATAcactcaacttgaatttcaaccaccgACACAATTacaaaagaagaagaagtagtgttgttgttgttcgcgagtgctccaacggactttgcgcgtgcagtcggaggactgtctgtttcccgccgcaagagaagaggtcacaggtaagttaacaagaagaattaagtttattcactatgtttgaaatgtttcttgtcttaatgtatgtatattatggctggcgtgctgaagttgaaacagacatggtaaagtttgctAAGTTAATTTAGGTTGTTAACTTAGCAGTATGAAAGTCACAagtttcactgtgtcagtgtcatttaaaagagcgttgtagaaggccattaaaagtaaagtcaactttcagtgctgatttTGCTTATTGgtggtggtctgtctgtgtcatatccttgaaagggaattaaaatgttttgttggcagccaaatgataatatgcaaagtattgcaaaggaatatttttgaaatgcttgcccataatgttaaggttactatattttggtttttctgtgatattgtaatgtttgtttgataaaagtgcattctggtatattcttatgtcgtgtaaattgtcattatggtgtgagctttatcaccaattaaaaagacaccaccttctgcaatgccacactgtttcagatctttttttaaaatcagtttagtaatacattaaaaagcttatgtggatcttcatgatgcaattctacatggcaatcactgcctatttaagtaaatgagtgagtgactaag
Encoded here:
- the LOC130555058 gene encoding uncharacterized protein LOC130555058 isoform X3 codes for the protein MLQALKMTSTHVIIGIKELSLFGLIKTIIFPDYSVQSQVLLFLRPISIRQREKILDVHLLPVTVPVSEVQSQHKENTYFKTTSTCYLVHRREYTLCCQPEGFEVQPQGHVFECNFGPNYHPTFEVFMDVETEEFKMGVMDIFEEKEVWTTRRIILTEFVDNHREDLIARVTSVMPVADGLRGKHMIPPEMYSDIDDARSRQTKMRLLFNVLDSGGPAVKAEFYRLLKDKEACLVQDLESGC
- the LOC130555058 gene encoding uncharacterized protein LOC130555058 isoform X2; translation: MLQALKMTSTHVIIGIKELSLFGLIKTIIFPDYSVQSQVLLFLRPISIRQREKILDVHLLPVTVPVSEVQSQHKENTYFKTTSTCYLVHRREYTLCCQPEGFEVQPQGHVFECNFGPNYHPTFEVFMDVETEEFKMGVMDIFEEKEVWTTRRIILTAPSSNTDTADLRIITEFVDNHREDLIARVTSVMPVADGLRGKHMIPPEMYSDIDDARSRQTKMRLLFNVLDSGGPAVKAEFYRLLKDKEACLVQDLESGC
- the LOC130555064 gene encoding tripartite motif-containing protein 10-like isoform X2 — protein: MCFYLYNKMAEASISSCDLDVLVCPICLGLLKDPVTINCGHIYCMSCITAYCDHDDQKRVYSCPMCRQTFSPRPVLGKNTILADGMEKLKKTELCLNTYCQIHLEQHATVKQCSEDAEVFTPEYIERDREGKRTNAYRFVSPHAGQFRCSLTNLVFVMEGTGEMLYKIVPWDPRLLCGLGQMQPAGPLYNIDCFEGSISHLHLPHCEILTDRERKYWMSICFQ
- the LOC130555058 gene encoding uncharacterized protein LOC130555058 isoform X1, producing the protein MLQALKMTSTHVIIGIKELSLFGLIKTIIFPDYSVQSQVLLFLRPISIRQREKILDVHLLPVTVPVSEVQSQHKENTYFKTTSTCYLVHRREYTLCCQPEGFEVQPQGHVFECNFGPNYHPTFEVFMDVETEEFKMGVMDIFEEKEVWTTRRIILTDIQLFENFNFSSVCNLEFVDNHREDLIARVTSVMPVADGLRGKHMIPPEMYSDIDDARSRQTKMRLLFNVLDSGGPAVKAEFYRLLKDKEACLVQDLESGC
- the LOC130555064 gene encoding tripartite motif-containing protein 10-like isoform X1, which codes for MCFYLYNKMAEASISSCDLDVLVCPICLGLLKDPVTINCGHIYCMSCITAYCDHDDQKRVYSCPMCRQTFSPRPVLGKNTILADGMEKLKKTELCLNTYCQIHLEQHATVKQCSEDAEVFTPEYIERDREGKRTNAYRFVSPHAGQFRCSLTNLVFVMEGTGEMLYKIVPWDPRLLCGLGQMQPAGPLYNIDCFEGSISHLHLPHCEILTGMFVYSTHEYALQTIN